A genomic region of Trifolium pratense cultivar HEN17-A07 linkage group LG3, ARS_RC_1.1, whole genome shotgun sequence contains the following coding sequences:
- the LOC123914368 gene encoding bifunctional bis(5'-adenosyl)-triphosphatase/adenylylsulfatase FHIT, which translates to MLLNTIGQIPHLFLRHSSTPLRIRSIYSSSIKMAAQDYTFGPYKIHHTEVFYSTNLSYAMVNLRPLLPGHVLICPKREVKRFVDLTADETSDLWLTAQKVGRQLESYHKASSLTLAIQDGPQAGQTVPHVHIHVVPRKGGDFEKNDEIYDAMDEKEKELKEKLDLDKERKDRSPEEMSQEADEYRKLFF; encoded by the exons ATGTTGTTGAACACCATTGGCCAAATCCCCCATTTATTTCTTCGACATTCTTCAACACCTCTCCGAATCCGATCAATCTACTCTTCCTCCATCAAG ATGGCTGCACAAGACTACACTTTTGGCCCTTACAAGATACACCACACTGAAGTTTTCTACTCAACCAATCTCTCTTATGCTATGGTTAACCTTCGTCCTCTTCTTCCTGGT CATGTGCTTATCTGTCCAAAGCGCGAAGTTAAGCGTTTTGTTGATCTCACTGCTGATGAGACTTCTGATTTATGGCTCACTGCACAAAAAGTTGGTAGACAACTTGAGAGCTACCATAAGGCTTCATCACTCACTTTGGCTATCCAA GATGGGCCCCAAGCAGGACAGACAGTACCTCATGTTCACATTCATGTTGTCCCGCGAAAAGGTGGTGATTTTGAGAAGAATGACGAGATATACGACGCC atGGATGAGAAGGAAAAGGAACTGAAGGAAAAGCTTGATTTGGACAAGGAGAGGAAAGATAGGAGCCCTGAAGAGATGTCACAGGAGGCGGATGAATACAGAAAACTTTTCTTCTAA
- the LOC123914369 gene encoding reticulon-like protein B1, translated as MVHDAEFMDVADSDFLSNNREFDDDDSEFETVFENYFAFSAARNRFFGRKRPVHVVLGSGIVADIILWRDKRITGSILAGVTAILFIYKMMEYTFLSFICESLIILLSILFLWTHLTTFIDIPPPKLSALILPEGFIVNTAISMTKRLNKQLKIFGDLACGRDFKKFLLVTWTLGVVSVLGNWFTAATIFYLATVALLTLPAVYERHQDIIDILSEKAMIELRSRYAELMKKIFGKSVHLQDNNLE; from the exons ATGGTTCATGATGCGGAATTCATGGATGTTGCAGACTCTGATTTTCTCAGCAATAATAGAGAATTTGATGACGATGACTCGGAATTTGAAACTGTGTTTGAGAATTACTTTGCATTTTCTGCTGCCAGGAATCGCTTCTTTGGCCGGAAGAGGCCTGTTCATGTTGTACTAGGTTCTGGAATAG TTGCTGATATTATACTGTGGAGAGATAAGAGGATCACAGGAAGCATTCTAGCTGGTGTAACTGCCATATTGTTTATTTATAAGATGATGGAATACACCTTTCTTAGTTTCATTTGTGAATCTCTCATAATTCTATTGTCCATACTGTTCCTCTGGACTCATCTAACCACCTTCATTGACAT acCTCCACCTAAATTATCAGCACTCATCTTACCAGAAGGGTTCATTGTTAATACTGCTATTTCAATGACAAAAAGACTTAACAAACAGCTCAAAATATTTGGAGACCTAGCTTGCGGACGAGATTTCAAGAAGTTTCTCTTG GTTACATGGACATTAGGAGTTGTTTCAGTTCTTGGTAATTGGTTCACTGCTGCAACTATTTTCTACCTAG CGACGGTAGCATTGCTGACATTGCCAGCAGTATATGAAAGGCATCAAGATATTATAGATATTCTTTCTGAGAAGGCGATGATTGAATTAAGAAGTCGATATGCAGAGTTGATGAAGAAGATCTTTGGGAAGTCCGTACACTTGCAAGATAATAATCTAGAGTAG
- the LOC123915082 gene encoding uncharacterized protein LOC123915082, with protein MANVAAMATTNNTTTTTTNRWNMSSLRSALPSIPPTSASSLRFTAFPRRYSTTKTLRISRTKPNSLLDSFTGILPPTSFFAPSSSDFNGFDHGFTVIDNGGRVYAMRHGRKVPKLNRPPDQRKALIRGLTTQLLKYGRIKTTRARASAIRKYVDKMITLAKDGSLHKRRQALGFIYEKQIVHALFAEVQERYGERNGGYTRISRTLPRRGDNAPMAFIELKNLSALSYHNNKKKNTMLSMGTLTLNSSTTMVAHTTSNTLLGTKRHILSNKTHSLPMNLVSATNQNFTLISPFKKQTPFITAVASVQSDNVSSSDAPPTKNEFNKYYFIVANAKFMLDEEEHFQEQLFERRRYYGERNKEQDYWLVIEPKFLDSFPDITKRLRRPAVALVSTNGPWITFMKLRLDRVLSGSFEADSVEEALASNPANLEFDKPDKWVAPYPKYESGWWESFLLSGQKEVNSS; from the exons ATGGCGAATGTAGCAGCTATGGCTACCACCaacaacaccaccaccaccaccaccaacaggTGGAATATGTCTTCGCTTCGCTCTGCTTTGCCTTCCATTCCTCCTACTTCCGCTTCCTCATTGCGCTTCACCGCTTTTCCACGCCGTtattcaacaacaaaaacactCCGAATTTCCAGAACCAAACCTAATTCCCTACTCGACTCTTTCACCGGAATTCTCCCTCCAACTTCCTTCTTCGCTCCTTCATCTTCAG ACTTTAATGGCTTTGATCATGGTTTCACTGTTATTGACAACGGCGGTCGAGTCTATGCTATGAGACATGGAAGGAAAGTGCCTAAACTCAACAGGCCCCCTGATCAGCGTAAGGCACTCATTCGAGGCCTAACAACACAGCTCCTTAAATATGGCCGTATCAAGACCACCAGGGCAAGAGCCAGTGCAATTAGGAAATATGTTGATAAAATGATCACTCTTGCAAAAGATGGTTCTCTTCATAAAAGGAGACAAGCCCTTGGCTTCATCTATGAGAAGCAGATTGTTCATGCTTTATTTGCAGAGGTTCAGGAGCGTTACGGTGAAAGAAATGGTGGTTATACAAGAATTTCAAGAACCCTACCAAGGCGGGGTGATAATGCACCTATGGCGTTCATTGAACTT aaaaacctTTCTGCGTTATCTTATCACAAtaacaagaagaagaacacgatGCTGAGCATGGGAACTCTAACTTTGAATTCATCAACTACAATGGTAGCTCATACCACTTCCAATACACTCCTTGGAACCAAAAGACACATCCTTTCCAACAAAACTCATTCCTTACCAATGAATTTGGTTTCTGCCACTAACCAAAATTTCACCTTAATCTCTCCCTTCAAGAAACAAACACCTTTTATCACTGCTGTTGCTTCTGTTCAATCAGACAACGTTAGTTCTTCTGATGCTCCTCCCACCAAG AATGAATTCAACAAGTACTATTTCATTGTTGCAAACGCAAAATTTATGTTGGATGAGGAGGAGCATTTCCAAGAACAGTTATTTGAACGCCGTCGCTACTATGGAGAGCGTAATAAAGAACAGGATTACTGGCTTGTCATTGAGCCTAAATTCTTGGATAGTTTCCCCGACATTACCAAGAGATTGCGGAGACCTGCTGTTGCTCTCGTGTCAACTAATGGTCCATGGATCAC ATTCATGAAGTTAAGACTAGATCGAGTTTTATCAGGAAGTTTTGAAGCTGACAGCGTAGAAGAAGCATTAGCTTCCAATCCTGCTAATCTGGAGTTTGACAAACCTGATAAATGGGTGGCACCCTATCCTAAATATGAATCTGGATGGTGGGAATCTTTCTTGCTCTCTGGACAGAAAGAGGTGAACTCCTCATAA